In Oryza sativa Japonica Group chromosome 1, ASM3414082v1, the genomic stretch TTCTCATGTAAGTTGTTTTGTATTCATTAATTGGTTATATACTGTATATCCAtatgtataatatatatagcaCGCATCgtttatatatttaatttggCCTGAAATTTTACCCGTAAATAACTAAATATACTACATACATTGTGAGATTTGTGTGTTATCTTGAGCCCTCTAAAATCCAGTACTGGGTATCTTCACACAGCAATACTTTCAGCAAGAAGCAGCAAAAATGCGCCACCAGATACAGACCTTGCAGAATGCAAACAGGTAATTAAGCCCTTAAATCCAACATCTCGTATTGTGATAGCTTATGGCTATAGCACAATATATATTATGCGTCTCATGTCTGAGTTAAAAAAAGATCCATCTCATgctgtcatgcatgcatgatgaacGCGTATATAGTATATCTGAAAGTGTTcatatatttcatatatattaaTTGCAATATATAATCTTGTCAGGCACCTCATCGGTGAGTCCATTGGCAATATGACCGCAAAGGAGCTCAAGAGCCTTGAAAATCGGCTTGAAAAGGGCATCAGCCGAATTCGATCAAAGAAggtgaaaatatatataatcgAGACACCATGAGCACATGCTAATTATAATCAATGGATTATATATATGTCAACAATGCAAGAAGATCTTTGAAATATTAATTGCAGATTTATAAATTATGCGAAGAAATTTCTTGTGTAGTAATATGATTTCACCAGGGGTTATTAATAGTTGGATTTGCTTAATTATACTGAACTGACAATAATACACGTACACTATCAATTTCACCCTGattaattaatctatatatGTCTAATTTGATTCCTGATtttttccccccacttttcagCATGAGCTGCTGTTCTCGGAGATCGAATACATGCAGAAAAGGGTATGCCTCGCTAAATCGAATACTCAGATACACTATCAAAATTTGCATATGCACACGCTTAATTACTTATTGTTTAATTTATTTCTCCCTTGCAATAATGTACATGATCACACAATGTCTTTCATGTTTCCTCATCGCGTGCAGGAAGCAGATCTTCAGAACGAGAACATGTTCCTGAGAGCCAAGGTGAGTTATCCTTACACTGTCAATAATCATGACCTGCATACTGTAAAAATTAAACAACTTAGTTAAGTCATTAGTGATATTACTACTGACAGTAATTAATTTATCGATTTTACATTCGTACAGGTGGCAGAGGCCGAGCGAGCTGAACATGATGATCagcaggcggcggaggacgacgagatggcgccggcgccggcggtcggcggcgggtcATCGTCGGGGACAGAGCTGGAGGCGCTGCCGGCGACGTTCGACACAAGGGAATACtaccagccggcgccgccggtgagcatgctggccgccgcggcggcggcggcggcggcgcagtacTCGTCGGACCACCACCAGACTGCTCTCCACCTCGGCTACTTCAAGGTCGACTCCGGCAAAGGCGGCCTCCTCTAGATCGATCGCCATGGATGCAAATATTGCATGCATTCGATCGAATTATACTGTATTCCGTAAGAGCGACGACGATGAAGATGACAATAATTATTGTGGTATTGTACGTATAGTACGCTGGTAGAcctacgtatacgtatacgtatgtaTGATGAAgaataaggtggtgtttggttggaggggctaaagtggggctaaactttagttCCTCTCACAAAAATATAAGTTCCTATTATAGAGACTTATATTTTTGTGAGagagactaaatttagtccTAGTTCCCAAACACCCCTAATATACATTTGTGGTGTGCATGCATGGTGTGTGGGTACTATATGATCAGAGTGTGCTGCATATGCGTATTCCGTTTGCTAGCTCTGACATGCATTTgtctaaatatatatttttatttatgcaTATTGTTGCCATTTTTCTCTTGTGGAGTGGCATCTTAAAACGCTatcaattttga encodes the following:
- the LOC4324888 gene encoding mADS-box transcription factor 21; translated protein: MGRGKIEIKRIENKTSRQVTFCKRRNGLLKKAYELAILCDAEIALIVFSSRGRLYEFSNVNSTRSTIERYKKASASTSGSAPVIDVNSHQYFQQEAAKMRHQIQTLQNANRHLIGESIGNMTAKELKSLENRLEKGISRIRSKKHELLFSEIEYMQKREADLQNENMFLRAKVAEAERAEHDDQQAAEDDEMAPAPAVGGGSSSGTELEALPATFDTREYYQPAPPVSMLAAAAAAAAAQYSSDHHQTALHLGYFKVDSGKGGLL